A portion of the Chaetodon trifascialis isolate fChaTrf1 chromosome 7, fChaTrf1.hap1, whole genome shotgun sequence genome contains these proteins:
- the LOC139333958 gene encoding delayed-rectifier potassium channel regulatory subunit KCNS2-like: MTGQVLGKPRGGAHMDDNAAIRINVGGFKKRLQSDTLSRFPETRLARLLHCQSKESILELCDDYDDTEKEFYFDRNPALFPYVLNFYNTGRLHVMAELCIFSFSQEIEYWGINEFFIDSCCSSAYHCRKMDQDRDDWEDRSDEGSTTSSFDELLEFYSDATKFDKQLLGSARRRVWLMLDNPGYSVASRIISILSILVVLGSIATMCMNSMSEFSLLDSEGQPTEDPRFETVEHFGIGWFTLELVARFVVAPDLLHFFEHPLNLIDLVSILPFYLTLLINLVVESTPALANLGRVAQVLRLMRIFRILKLARHSTGLRSLGATLRNSYKEVGLLLLYLAVGVSFFSVMAYTVEKEDSEDLSTIPACWWWATVSMTTVGYGDVVPVSIAGKLTASACILAGILVVVLPITLIFNKFSLFYKRQKQLEIAMRSCDFDEGIKEVPSVNLRNYYAHKVKSLMASLSNMSRSSPSEHSLNESIH; encoded by the coding sequence ATGACAGGTCAGGTCCTGGGGAAACCGCGCGGCGGGGCTCACATGGATGACAACGCCGCCATCCGCATCAACGTGGGCGGCTTCAAGAAGCGCCTCCAGTCCGACACTCTCTCCCGGTTCCCTGAGACGAGGCTTGCGCGTTTACTCCACTGTCAGTCCAAAGAGTCCATCCTGGAGCTGTGCGACGACTATGACGACACAGAGAAAGAGTTTTACTTCGACAGGAATCCGGCGCTCTTCCCATACGTGTTGAATTTCTACAACACGGGGCGGCTGCACGTCATGGCCGAGCTGTGCATCTTCTCCTTCAGCCAGGAGATCGAGTACTGGGGCATCAACGAGTTCTTCATtgactcctgctgcagcagcgccTACCACTGTAGGAAAATGGACCAGGACCGGGACGACTGGGAAGACAGGAGCGATGAAGGGAGCACCACCTCGTCTTTTGACGAGCTTTTGGAGTTTTACAGCGACGCCACCAAGTTTGACAAGCAGCTGCTCGGGAGCGCACGGAGGCGCGTCTGGTTAATGCTGGATAACCCCGGCTACTCCGTGGCAAGCCGCATCATCAGCATCCTCTCCATCCTGGTGGTGCTCGGCTCCATCGCCACCATGTGCATGAACAGCATGAGCGAATTCAGCCTGTTGGACAGTGAGGGGCAACCCACAGAGGACCCCCGCTTCGAGACCGTGGAGCACTTTGGCATCGGCTGGTTCACTCTGGAGCTGGTCGCCAGGTTCGTGGTGGCGCCGGATCTTCTGCATTTCTTCGAGCATCCGTTAAATTTGATAGACCTGGTGTCCATACTTCCGTTTTACCTGACACTCCTTATCAACCTGGTGGTGGAGAGCACCCCGGCGCTGGCCAACCTGGGACGCGTTGCGCAAGTGTTGAGGCTGATGAGGATTTTCCGCATCCTGAAGCTGGCCCGTCACTCCACGGGGCTGCGCTCCCTGGGGGCCACCCTCAGGAACAGCTACAAAGAAGTGGGCCTTCTGCTTCTCTACCTGGCCGTTGGGGTGTCATTTTTCTCCGTCATGGCCTACACGGTGGAGAAAGAGGACAGCGAGGATCTCTCCACCATCCCCGCTTGCTGGTGGTGGGCCACAGTCAGCATGACGACGGTCGGGTACGGAGACGTGGTGCCGGTGTCCATAGCGGGCAAGCTGACCGCCTCTGCGTGCATCCTGGCCGGGATATTAGTAGTTGTGCTTCCGATTACGCTCATTTTCAATAAGTTCTCTCTCTTCtacaagagacaaaaacagctggaGATCGCGATGAGGAGCTGTGATTTCGACGAGGGGATAAAAGAGGTGCCCTCCGTCAACCTGAGGAACTATTACGCACATAAAGTCAAATCCCTTATGGCGAGCTTGTCTAACATGAGCCGGAGTTCACCCAGTGAACACAGTCTGAATGAATCAATACACTGA